A region of Candidatus Bathyarchaeota archaeon DNA encodes the following proteins:
- a CDS encoding alpha-ketoacid dehydrogenase subunit beta, with the protein MREIRYSEALREAVQEEMRKDKNVFVLGEDIALHGGDFGVTKGLLEEFGEKRILDTPISETAIIGLSLGAASVGMRPLAEIMFADFLGVCMDQILNHVSKIRYMSGGQVKSPIVIRTAFGAGISAGPQHSQSPEAIFMHIPGLRIAMPSTPYDAKGLLKTAIRDDNPIIFFEHKLLYKMKGQVPEEEYYIPFGKADIRRSGEDVTIFATALMVHKALLAAEKLDKEGISSEVVDPRTLAPLDKEAIINSVKKTGKIVVVHEAWKRCGIGAEIAAIIIEEAMDYLDAPIKRVAGLNVPSPFSPALERHVIPNENDIVKAVKEIISS; encoded by the coding sequence ATGAGAGAAATAAGATACAGTGAAGCACTTCGTGAAGCTGTACAGGAGGAAATGCGGAAAGATAAGAATGTTTTTGTGCTTGGCGAAGATATAGCATTACACGGTGGCGATTTTGGAGTCACAAAAGGATTGTTGGAAGAATTTGGAGAGAAAAGAATCTTAGACACACCTATATCCGAAACCGCCATCATAGGTCTTTCATTGGGCGCTGCCTCAGTAGGAATGAGACCATTAGCAGAGATAATGTTTGCTGATTTTCTAGGCGTATGCATGGACCAAATACTTAACCATGTATCAAAGATACGATACATGTCTGGCGGGCAAGTAAAATCACCTATAGTGATTAGGACAGCATTTGGCGCTGGAATAAGCGCTGGACCTCAACATTCACAGAGTCCTGAAGCAATATTTATGCACATCCCTGGTTTAAGAATCGCGATGCCATCAACTCCATATGACGCTAAAGGACTGCTTAAAACAGCTATAAGAGATGACAATCCAATAATATTTTTTGAGCATAAACTTCTCTACAAAATGAAAGGCCAAGTTCCCGAAGAAGAGTATTATATCCCATTTGGCAAAGCTGACATCCGAAGAAGTGGTGAAGACGTCACGATATTCGCCACTGCATTGATGGTGCATAAAGCTCTGCTTGCAGCCGAGAAACTTGACAAAGAAGGAATTAGTTCGGAAGTTGTTGATCCACGGACGCTTGCCCCTCTTGACAAGGAAGCAATTATTAACTCAGTAAAAAAGACTGGTAAAATAGTTGTTGTTCATGAAGCTTGGAAAAGATGCGGTATTGGCGCAGAAATTGCGGCAATTATAATTGAAGAGGCTATGGATTATCTAGATGCCCCAATCAAGCGTGTTGCTGGGTTAAACGTACCATCACCCTTCAGTCCAGCTTTAGAAAGACACGTTATACCCAATGAAAATGATATAGTTAAAGCAGTAAAAGAAATTATAAGCAGCTAG